From the genome of Grus americana isolate bGruAme1 chromosome 4, bGruAme1.mat, whole genome shotgun sequence:
tttccttcagtttcgGAAGCCAAAATTCACTACATAAccatttacaaaatgttttgcataaCACCAGCCAGTATGATTCCTGTTGCCATAGACTGGTACTTACTGTAGCGAGAAGACGACTGCAGAAGAGGACAAGATCACCATGGGCAGCAGGCAATAGCCTAAGACACTTGCAACGCAGCCATGGGAGACTCCTGGGACGCTCATCAGGTTCAGTAGGGCATGCATAGCAAGGCACCCAATGGCACTCATGCCATACACATAGCCGAAATGAACTTTTCCTGCCTGGAATATATATGAGTAAGGATGAAGTGTCAGAAGTGAGCAAGTGATCACAAAGTGGTGGGAGAAGACAGAAGGCAAGCACTaggtttgttcctttttcttgttgTCACTTTCTCTTCACTTCGCCTACAACAGTTCAATTGTAAATCGCAGCTGATACTTTTGGGTGACTTTTGCATCAAAAATTTCCAAGGTATAATTGTGAGAATGTGCTTGTTGCTAATTTAAAGTTATAAGGCTGATTCTTAATCTTACTGTAATTGGGCTCTGAACAGGACAGGAATTGGTTGGGGATTCTTGGGAAGGTCTAACCAGTAACAAACTGAGAAGAAATTATGGAAAGCACATTTTAGTGTCAGGAAAAGTCTTTCCAGTAGGTATATACATGGGGCTGTGGGAAAGTGTCCTAAGCAAAATGATTACCCCACTTACTTAATATGctttacattttattacaaaCCTCCAGCTTTAAGCAGACCTGCAAAAAACTAGTAAACCTTTACTGAAAGTATGCTGGTTTTCAGAGTGAATGTGTCCATTCTTCCCCCTGACTACCATGAGAAAGACACATCTCTGTAGTTACATCAATACATGTTCATTTCAACGTAAACCTTAGTAGTAACTGTCAGCTTGTCTTCTTTTTTGTACCAACGAATGAAAAATTCCCCaggtgtttttcttcctccaagtTTTATTCCTTTGTGTGAATTTAGTGCCTGTGAAAGGTACCAGCCTGACAGCCTGGAGCCTGATGTTTTCTAATTTATACGCAAAGCTAGTACAACAGGCAACAGTGGCCACAGCACCACCGATTTCTTCATCTCCTGCCATCATTTTGAAGGATCATCTCCAGGCACGATGGCTTTGTTCACTCCCAAAATTGAACACTCACAAAagactgttaaatattttttctctttcctcaagCTTCCAACAAATGAAATACTGAATGCTGGCTATGCAATGCTGTCATTTTCACATCTGTGCATCAGAAATATACAGCAATTGGGATGAAGatggctttgtttgttttgtgttggaACTTTGTATCCTAAAGATGACATGCATTTGTCAAGAAGACAGCTCAAAACCGGGACTCAACCTTTAACTCAGGATCATGGAATAAACTTCTCGAATGCAGGGTCACAATGCATCACCTGCCTAAGACATAACAATACATATTTACATACTTAAAACACAGGTGTGTTtgtgcatatacacacacacatatctatATATTGCACATATTATATATTGCATATGATAAACCACATGAGAATCAAAACTGAGAGGGTCTCAGCTTCCTAATAATTTTGTAGCTTATGGGCAGATTTTCTTGTGATGGATAAAGTGGAAACATTATTGAAGCTTTTTTCATGGTTTGCAATACATAAAAGTATCTCTTCAACGATGGTTAAGAAGGACTGAGAAGGCCTCCCACTTATCCATACATTTTAATAACATCTGAGGGAAAGCAACTTTGAGGACTgcccttctctgccccctctTCCTGTATCCATTCCATCAGTGGAAACTGATCACTGGATGCCAGCAGTATTTGAGCTGGACAGATACAAAGCAATGCAGTGGAGAGAGCCTAACCTAGTGATGACACAACCCGAAAGTCCTAATGTTGCAGGTTGGTGACAGCTCACCAGCTCTAGCTGGAGAGCAGTGCACACTTATGTGAAAGGCAGCCTCAGTTTTTAAGACCTGTCTCTACATCAGCACCGTTACCCTGTTTTGAGCGTGACCTGGCTTGCTGCTGAGCTCTCCTCTGGTTCCAGTCCTCAAGGTCAGGTCAGGTACAGACAGGTTGCCTATATCCTCACAATGTCCCAAGTATTGGCCTTTTCCCCGCTGCTGCATTCGACCAGAAAGGAATAATCTATTCCTGAACTAACAGCGTAAGAGATCTTCCTATTTAGGTACAGAGTCCTTTGCTGGTATTTGCATACTACTGGTATAAAATAACCAGGAAAAATTGCTTCACCAAACAAAATGAATGATGGCTAGAGATACTGTGGGAGAGCAACAGTAGCTCAGATTATgatagaatcatggaatcattttggttggaaaagacatttaagatcatcaggtccaaccattaacctaacactgccaagtccaccactaaaccatgtccctaacaCCacgtctacacatcttttaaatacctccagggatggtgactcaaccacttccctgggcagcctgttccaatgcctgaccactctttcagtgaagaaatttttcctaatatccaatctaaactccctggcgcaacttgaggccatttcctctcgtcctatcacttgttacttgggagaagagactgaccccCACCTGACTACAACCtgctttcaggtagttgtagagagcgataaggtctcccctcagcctccttttctccaggctgaacaaccccagttaccccagctgctcctcataagacttgtgctctagacccttcaccagctttgttggAATTATTATCAATTACAAATTCAGTCATTAAAGATTTGTAGTAAGTTTAACATCTGCAACGGTTTGGGGACTCATTTACTACCAACAAACTAAGAAAAGCTCAAACAGAGGCAACGGCTACAAGCTAATATTTTAGACTATTTGGTTTAGTGTCTTTAATTATTCCACACAGCACTATTTAGCAGCTTAATTTAAGATTAAGAATTACTGAGACGGAGATGAAGGGAGCACTAGTACTAACAGCTAACTGAAATCTCCACTTGGCAAAATGTTTGATTTGTGGTGCAGgggaatgagagaaaaaaaaaaaagcagctgaacatGTTGGTTCCAATTCTAGTCTTTCTtaacatatgtaaatatattgaCTCACACACGTGGGAATACTCCCAATTCACAGTGAtgtaagcaaaaccagaatcAGGCTTGATTAGTCTGGCAGGCTTTGATGAATGGAAAGAGCTAAATTTGTCCTGCGGAAGGAACAAGGTTAGAAGAAAGTCAGACTTTGTGTGCTTGTTTGCATCCGCCTAGAGTGGGTACTACTATCCTTAGTTTAAGTGGATGGGGAAGTCTGATTTGGTACCAATGACTATGtaaaatgcaaagcagctgaGACTCAGGCTTCTGCTAACTTTCACGTTGCTGTTGTTTCTCTGTCTGCAATGGAACTGCCCTGGTTTACGCCGGTGTGAGGAAGATCAAGTCCTGCTACCAGGCTGACaatcctttcctctttttctctgtgttctgAAAGAACTGCTACCATTTGAAGAATatctttgcatatttttccatagttaaaaagctgaaactaaataaaatttataaattatttttggaaacaAGCTCTCAACCAAATTATGTATGTTCCTGGTGCTATTATAAGAGAATTATTCAAGTACAGAAGGATATCATAGCTTACGCAGCTGAAGAGCCACTTTAGTATTCAAATGCATCTGAGATGAAATGAGCAGCCTGAATTTGTAAGATAGCCCATGGAAATCCCATAGACTTATTGCTGTGAAGTTGTGGCACAAAACCTATAGATTGTATCAGAAGACTTCTGCTGACCTAAAACTGGAGCATTGAAAATAGTTGTTTTTCTAATGATACTTAAAATGCTTAATATCCTAGAATAAATATAGTAATTACAGTACTTTAGTACTTTAACATTCATTATAAATGTTGGCTATCCAGGGAGCAAAATCAacagcaaacacttttttttcattccttcttttagctttctttccattttcctgatTATAATCAATTCAACACTTTCTCCTATTTGCCTCATATCTTTATTTCTCCAGGTGGAAAATAGCCTGTCTTCTCTAgcttcccactttttttttttccttttattccctttcctcctgctgcttccacccttttaaaggatttttatttttatagggacataaataataataatacttgcCATTTATATTGCAGTTTGCACATTCAAGGTACTGCACTGACATTACAAATCCAGTAAGAACTTGCAAGACTCTTCTGATTCAGCACTATTTATCACAGAGGAAATGGAGAATTAGAGCCCCGTTTCTCTCACCTCAGTTGCTAGAGCAGTAAAGCCCTTCCCAGGCTGGTCCCACCTTATCCCTGTCTGATAAATTGCTGCCGACAATCAGAGCTGTACTTCAGCAGCATCAGAGAGCCCCTGTTGTCAGTGATAAATAGATGAATTTAGGAGTAGTGTACAACCCCTGTTCTACTTTCCTCCTGCAGGAAAGCCATATTCATAATGAGGAAAGAGGTTAAACATAGGCTACCATATTTTGTTTAGCAGATGATGTTGAAAAAGAATATAAACTAAGAAAGCACTAGCACAGTTTATAGGAAGGTATTGCAAATTTGAGGCAAGAGGGAAGAGGCTGTTTCCACTtcctttttgaaattattttatctacATAATTTTTTGTTATCTTTGCACTCCCCAAAGCAACATTGAGAGAAGATAATTTCAAAACAGTAGCTGGTCTTCTACACCTTTTTACTCCCTCCTTTGAAACCTCCTTGCTAGGTCCTTACCTTGTGCCACTGCCATGCTTTGGGTGTTCAGACCCTCCCCAGGATATACGCTACACAGATCTGGCCTTTGTTCGTATTAAatcccacccccaaaaaatgaCGTGGTCTGTTATTTCCAGTGGAAGTAATACATCACTTCGCCTGTATTACATGTATATTACATTTAAACTTTCTGTAGGTACTTTCAAAGAAAGCAgactttttaattaataatcTCAGAACAAACAGCAGCGTACGACTCATTTTATGCCAGTGCTACATCTTCTGCAACTTCACGTGCATTATCACCTAGGCATTAACTTGTTAGAAAAGAAATCTCGTAAGATATCTGCCACGTCCTACCAGCAGCAGTGTTGCTCCGAGGGCCAAACAGAAAACCATGGGTCCAGTGAGGTCCGTCTCATTCATAATGCTGCCATCTGCAGGCTTCATTGGATTTAGAACCGTTAATGTTTTTTGCCATATATGCTCAAAATTGATCCCAAGTTCTGCAACGAGAAATTCCAGGATTGTTAATTGCTCACAAGAAAACAACACTGTTACATTCGCtaccacaaaacccaaaccaagcaAACAACTTAATCACTGTAATGAAGATAATAGTGTAGGATGACATTTTCTGTAGCAGGAGCATGCTGTCCCTGCTATATACCCAGTATATTTGAGTCAGCTCTGATTCTATATTggaatattaatttattaaatccAATTTTAGGCATTTTTGCCCTCAGCATTTTTGagttaatatttgtttttcctgtatttaaaacacatatATCTAATGCCACACTAACTTAGATGTTGAAAAATATGCTAATGAACAGTAACTGCAGACTTCAAGATACTCTAGAACACTGAGGACAGAGATATATGCCTTAATTCTGGCAAATCTGACAAGAGAAGTGCCTTAAGCCTGAACTGCCAGAGGCACTTAAAAATGACATTCTTTCCTTCGAGGCAAGTTAATAATATTTTGTGCAGTGCTTTATAagcttttttttgcatttaaaaagtaattactgAGGACCCctagaaacagaacaaaattctTCCCCATTAAAGCTGATGGGAATTCTGCCATTAACTTCACGGGGGCAAAGATTTCTCCTGCAACTTCTGCAGAAACACTCCAGCTTGCAAGAGTAATCAGCTTCCCTGAGATGCTCCAGCAAGGGAGCTTCAGAACCGGGTGCCAGAATTACTGAGACTGAAAATGTGTTCGATCTGTTTGGAAAGCCAAGTCTTTATTCTATGATCCATCATCTCGAGCTAGGCCAAAACATCACCTAAATAAAGTTAGTCTGTATTAAAATGCGTGGCTTTGGTTAGATTTATGTGGTATGCAGATAGGAACATCTCTGCAGCACTGTGGATCAGAGGCGGTTGTATTTCAACATCCTCTTTCAGAGGGTGGGCTGCCTGTGGAGTTAAACGCTTGGAGGTCTGAGAGGTAAAGATCTAGCAGTTATCTACATCAAAGAGAGTcttcttgctatttttaaagcagtaggAGTATCTTTTGAGTAGTAACAAATCCACTTGCCTTCCAGTATGCAAAAGCAGGCTGAATATGCTCTTTTCATATTATACTGAAATAATCAcaaattctttgattttttttcatgtagcacaaatattttgtaaaataaaaaattagccACTAGCGTTAGGATGTTTCAATCATCATAAAGAATGATATTGTTCGTGTAGTTAAATGATCAACTAATTGAAGCTGAAAGCAGTTTTCTCAATTTCCCACTGAAACAAGTTATTTAGCATCTTCAAACCATTAAATTTATTACTAGATATGCAAAAAGGATTATTATCAGTATTTATTAATTATAGATGTTCCAATATGTATGGAGGATAAACACaagagtgggggaaaaaatttgGCAACATGAATGCAAAACTTATTGTTATGCTGTCATCTAGTGGTAGTAAAGTATATGCTATACATGCCATAAGGCTGAATGAATCCATGGTGTAATTCAACTAAGAAAATGTAGGTTTGGGGGCCAGGGGCTGTTGGTTGAAGCTCGCACAGGCAGGcttggcagctctgctgcagtgtCTCCAGTCACTGCCACTCGCTGGCAAAGAAAAGTACAGGCACCCCCAGGAACCTCGCACATCGTCTGTGGTTTTACTTTTACCTTCTAGCAAAGGAGGTTCCTCTTCAAATCCGTCAGCGTAACTAAGGTGAGAGAGAGTGTCAGGACTGTATGTTGGCTGAAAAATCTGACCTGTGTAACTTGGAGAGGACAGACGCATTTCTGACGGGGCAAAAGCACCGGCTGGAGGTTGCTCTATTTGGCTCCTAGGACAAGAAGCAAATCACAGCGTAACAAGTAACTGCAACGAGCAACTTCACAACAGCTTAAAGCTGCTTGCCTGTGTGCCATGGTTTCAATTTTCAACTATTTTCAACGTGAGGAATTTGGAAAATTTTCTGGGCACTGCAACCTCCCTGTGTAGTGAATGGCGAGCTGCTGACCACGGCTTTGCTCCCCTTCGCTGCGACCCCCCTCCCAAAACCAGGCAGGGCTCCTTGCCAGCGTGCCAGCACATTGCAGCCCATTCACCCACTTCCGTGCCTGTCCAGCTCATGGCACAGCCCACGGCCCCAGGCTGGGGGCGAGGGAAAAGGGAATTTAGGAGCTGTGAGGGCACCCACAAATTTAGGCACTCCTGACTGTTCAACCAAGCGGCCTAGTGACATTCCTCAGACATGTCCGTATGGCTAACGAAAGACTCAtatatttagattatttttttttcctcgaaTCTGAGAAAGAGACTAAAGAATTTGTAGCAATAACTGTCCCAAAATCCACATTAATAACATAAAACTCAGTCACTCCAATTAGGTAAATAACCTGTAACATCTGTACATATAAGAGTAGCACAGAACCCAATCCTTTATATAGAAAGGTTTAATTATAAGTAATTCTGCTTTGGGAAAAGTCTAGATGATCCCTTGAAGCTCTTTTCAGCTCTATTTTCTGTGACTCCCTAATTATGattatatatgatttttttctgtgtgaccAGAAGGCATAAACCAAGCTTGACCTCTCCTTTCACTGAAACCAATACGTATGTAAACAGCCAGTGACATCCAAAAAGGCCGatagtaaaaatgaaagaaaaccccaaacaaacaatgCAGAAATAGTAAGGATATAACACAGAACAGCCCAGGAGCTCCTAGGGAGAGCTAGGGCCAGTCTCTCATCCTTTGATTCCTATTTCAGTGCTTTAACTAAACCCATTCTTTATTTCCTGAGATTTTCCAGTGGAGTGGCATGGACACTGTGGAGCACTGGCTCCACAGGCAGGAGGGACTAAATACCTTTATGGGgcacaggggttttttgccaGGAGGCCCAAATGCATGGCGGGGAGGACACTGTTGGCTTGAGCTGGTCTCCTGCCATTCATCCCCCTCTGCAAGACACAAAGCCAGCCAGATCCAtcagctgctgagcagggaaGCTGCAGGAACACCCAGCCTCCTACCACACAGTCCTGTAGAAATCTCCTTAAGGGGAAACTCTCAGAACTTCTTTCCCTCAATGTCCCTCTTCCATGGCCCAAAGTCAccaaaaggtttaaaaaaatataagaaaaacatgaaataataaGATTCATCCTGTGTTTCTACTGCTATGGCTTGTATTTCTCCACTAAAGCTTCCACTGTGTTGCCTATGCAATCCTTTTTTGGCATTTGTGGGCTGTTTTTTgtcattaatttcatttgagCTTTGAGATATATcgccttttttctctctttttttttttttcccccttttcttttatGGATACTTACTTTCTGCTTCCACAGAGGTTTTCATTAGACCTGTAACTGTTGTAACCTTCTTCCTGGTCATCTATGGTATAATTGGACTGGTAAAAGTCAAAGTGAAACTCCTTGAAATTTGACATTCTGGTTGGAAAAAAGATTGTAAGTATTTATAAGATAGCCTTTGGAACAAGCCAATATCTGCTTTGAACTGTCctacactgaaatgaaaacaataaaccTTAAAGACACAAAGTCAAGAGAATCTTTCCGTATATTCTCATGATGATTTGGAAGTGACAAAAATGGACTCTTTACTTTCATTTGTTGTAACAAGACAAATTAATCTTCTGTTATCATTAATGACTGTATATTAATTTGCAAGTGGTATACAAGACTTCCTGTCTTGTTAGTGTTACCAAAAATAACTTAAGTAATTCTGGAAGAGATATATCAAGTAAACTATTGTTTTAAATGGttcattttcctattttaaaagaaaattgtggcCAATGTGTAAATTCttagaaattaatgtttttaaaaagtattttgggCTTCAAAACCAATTACTAATTTCAGCTATTCATGCTTAGCAATAATAAACATGACCATCATAAACcactggaaaaatacaaa
Proteins encoded in this window:
- the YIPF7 gene encoding protein YIPF7, with product MSNFKEFHFDFYQSNYTIDDQEEGYNSYRSNENLCGSRKSQIEQPPAGAFAPSEMRLSSPSYTGQIFQPTYSPDTLSHLSYADGFEEEPPLLEELGINFEHIWQKTLTVLNPMKPADGSIMNETDLTGPMVFCLALGATLLLAGKVHFGYVYGMSAIGCLAMHALLNLMSVPGVSHGCVASVLGYCLLPMVILSSSAVVFSLQGILGTLLALFIIGWCSLSASKIFTSALAMEGQQLLVAYPCALLYGLFALLTVF